The Pseudomonas asiatica genome has a segment encoding these proteins:
- a CDS encoding purine-cytosine permease family protein, with amino-acid sequence MSASREQEFRLSAERGDTPLLPNERVWGFWGFAYANSALAVATWVFLIGGATALFVGPLQGIAAIIIGNIIGVVLAASSTCLPCGKYGVEQFTFLRSMFGLNGSRLVYFLSVVVLTMGWLAVLGLMCGRALDNLETLVQQSQPNGDGWLVTAGGLLAIVLAALVAMRGPDMIRRLSAVIAPSLILIMLALMYFISGRYSFDKLLAMPPLQPPFENPHVNFMVAVEINIAAGFSWWPYIGNLSRLCSNQRTAFWPNLVGIFAAASLGESISLFAATTLGSSDPTAWMRLAGGMGFGVIALSFLALANLTGMVNILYTAAIGLRQLGGERLRSVGWGGLIGLFCIIPVLIVVFLPGIYDGFFIFLVWTSALNSALAGIGIADYFFLRKQRLNLRQLYAEQSVSPLRYCKGFNPIALLALVAGFAIYVVVFNPQTLAHTDFFTFATASLPSCLLAGLVHYGLTRLLAARLGWGGYPKRNEHNIQAAGLRVQD; translated from the coding sequence CTACGCCAACTCGGCGCTGGCGGTGGCCACCTGGGTGTTCCTGATCGGCGGCGCCACCGCGCTGTTCGTCGGGCCCTTGCAAGGGATTGCCGCAATCATCATCGGCAACATCATCGGCGTGGTCCTCGCCGCGTCGTCCACCTGCCTGCCGTGTGGCAAGTACGGCGTCGAGCAGTTCACCTTCCTGCGCAGCATGTTCGGCCTCAATGGCAGCCGCCTGGTGTACTTCCTCTCGGTGGTGGTGCTGACCATGGGCTGGCTGGCGGTGCTGGGGCTGATGTGCGGGCGGGCGCTGGACAACCTGGAAACCCTGGTGCAGCAGAGCCAGCCCAACGGTGATGGCTGGCTGGTAACCGCGGGAGGCTTGCTGGCCATCGTGCTGGCGGCGCTGGTGGCCATGCGCGGGCCGGACATGATCCGCCGGCTGAGCGCGGTGATCGCGCCCAGCCTGATCCTGATCATGCTGGCACTGATGTACTTCATCTCCGGTCGCTACAGCTTCGACAAACTGCTGGCCATGCCGCCCTTGCAGCCACCGTTCGAGAACCCGCACGTCAACTTCATGGTCGCGGTGGAGATCAACATCGCCGCGGGCTTCTCCTGGTGGCCCTACATCGGCAACCTGTCGCGCCTGTGCAGCAACCAGCGCACGGCCTTCTGGCCCAACCTGGTGGGCATCTTCGCTGCGGCGTCGCTGGGCGAGTCAATCAGCCTGTTCGCCGCCACTACCCTGGGCAGCAGCGACCCTACCGCGTGGATGCGCCTGGCCGGCGGCATGGGGTTCGGCGTCATCGCCCTGAGCTTCCTGGCGCTGGCCAACCTGACCGGCATGGTCAACATCCTCTACACCGCGGCGATCGGCTTGCGCCAGCTGGGCGGCGAGCGCCTGCGCAGCGTGGGCTGGGGGGGACTGATCGGGCTGTTCTGCATCATCCCGGTATTGATCGTGGTGTTCCTGCCGGGGATCTACGACGGCTTCTTCATCTTCCTGGTGTGGACATCCGCGCTCAACAGCGCCCTGGCCGGCATCGGCATCGCCGATTACTTCTTCCTGCGCAAGCAGCGCCTGAACCTGCGCCAGCTCTACGCCGAACAGAGCGTGTCGCCGTTGCGCTACTGCAAAGGCTTCAACCCCATCGCGCTGCTGGCGCTGGTGGCGGGCTTCGCGATCTATGTGGTGGTGTTCAACCCGCAGACGCTGGCCCATACCGACTTCTTCACCTTCGCCACCGCCTCGCTGCCGTCCTGCCTGCTGGCCGGGCTGGTGCACTACGGCCTGACCCGGCTGCTGGCGGCGCGCCTGGGCTGGGGCGGCTACCCAAAGCGCAATGAACACAACATCCAGGCCGCCGGCCTTCGTGTACAGGACTAG
- the betA gene encoding choline dehydrogenase, translated as MTKRYDYIIIGAGSAGCVLANRLSEDAGTSVLVLEFGGSDRSVLIQMPSAFSLPMNTKKYNWRYETVAEAHLDNRRLHCPRGKVLGGSSSINGLVYIRGHACDFDEWESLGAKNWSYRNCLPYFKRAEQYKFGGDDYRGGMGPLATNNGNNMQNPLYGAWVEAGAEAGYIKTDDCNGYMQEGFGAMHMTVKDGVRWSTANAYLRPAMSRPNLTVITHAMTRRILLDGKRAVGVEYDHGGQTHKVLCNREVLVASGPIGSPHLLQRSGIGPEAVLKKAGIEVRHPLPGVGENLQDHSEIYIQYACKEPVTLNGKMNLLGKAMIGLRWLLFKDGLGASNHFEAGGFIRSSKGLRWPDIQFHFLPAAMRYDGDKPFKGHGFMVLTGPNKPKSRGHVRALSADPYQHPEIRFNYLESEEDREGFRRCVRLTREIIAQPAMDRFRGEELAPGPQVQTDEQIDAFVRANMESTMHPCGSCRMGEDDMAVVDSTLRVHGLQGLRVIDSSVFPSEPNGNLNAPTIMLAERAADLVRGRQPLAPSDVPVGLVGGWEEQQRSRAPLREMPVR; from the coding sequence ATGACCAAGCGATACGACTACATCATCATCGGCGCAGGCTCTGCTGGCTGCGTGCTGGCCAACCGCTTGAGCGAAGACGCCGGTACCTCGGTGCTGGTCCTGGAGTTCGGCGGCAGCGACCGCAGTGTGCTGATCCAGATGCCCAGTGCCTTCTCGTTGCCGATGAACACCAAGAAGTACAACTGGCGCTACGAGACCGTCGCCGAAGCGCACCTGGACAACCGCCGCCTGCATTGCCCGCGGGGCAAGGTGCTGGGCGGCTCGTCCTCGATCAATGGGCTGGTCTACATCCGTGGCCATGCCTGCGACTTCGATGAATGGGAAAGCCTGGGGGCGAAGAACTGGAGCTACCGTAACTGCCTGCCGTACTTCAAGCGTGCCGAGCAGTACAAGTTTGGCGGTGATGACTACCGCGGCGGCATGGGGCCGCTGGCCACCAACAACGGCAACAACATGCAGAACCCGCTGTACGGCGCCTGGGTCGAGGCCGGTGCCGAAGCCGGCTATATCAAGACCGACGACTGCAATGGCTACATGCAGGAAGGCTTTGGTGCCATGCACATGACGGTCAAGGATGGCGTGCGCTGGTCCACGGCCAACGCCTATCTGCGCCCGGCCATGAGCCGGCCGAACCTGACCGTGATCACCCATGCCATGACCCGGCGCATCCTGCTCGATGGCAAGCGGGCGGTGGGCGTGGAATATGATCACGGCGGCCAGACCCACAAGGTCCTGTGCAACCGCGAGGTGCTGGTGGCGTCCGGCCCGATCGGTTCGCCGCACTTGTTGCAACGCTCCGGCATCGGCCCCGAGGCCGTGCTGAAGAAGGCTGGCATCGAGGTGCGCCACCCCTTGCCCGGGGTGGGTGAGAACCTGCAGGACCACTCGGAAATCTACATCCAGTATGCGTGCAAGGAGCCGGTGACCCTCAACGGCAAGATGAACCTGCTGGGCAAGGCGATGATCGGTTTGCGCTGGTTGCTGTTCAAGGACGGTCTGGGCGCCAGCAACCACTTTGAGGCGGGCGGTTTCATCCGCTCATCCAAGGGCCTGCGCTGGCCGGACATCCAGTTCCACTTCCTGCCGGCGGCCATGCGCTATGACGGCGACAAACCGTTCAAGGGCCATGGTTTCATGGTGCTGACCGGGCCCAACAAGCCCAAGAGCCGCGGCCATGTGCGGGCGCTGTCGGCCGACCCGTACCAACATCCGGAAATCCGCTTCAACTACCTCGAAAGCGAGGAAGACCGGGAGGGCTTCCGCCGCTGTGTGCGGCTGACCCGCGAAATCATCGCCCAGCCGGCCATGGACCGTTTCCGCGGCGAGGAGCTGGCACCTGGGCCGCAGGTGCAGACCGATGAACAGATCGACGCATTCGTGCGCGCCAACATGGAAAGCACCATGCACCCGTGCGGCTCGTGCCGGATGGGCGAGGATGACATGGCAGTGGTCGATTCGACATTGCGTGTGCATGGCCTGCAGGGGCTGCGGGTGATCGACTCCTCGGTGTTCCCGAGCGAGCCCAATGGCAACCTCAACGCGCCGACCATCATGCTGGCCGAACGCGCTGCCGACCTGGTGCGCGGGCGCCAGCCGCTGGCACCGAGCGATGTGCCGGTTGGCCTGGTTGGGGGCTGGGAGGAGCAGCAACGCAGCCGTGCGCCGCTGCGCGAGATGCCTGTCCGCTAA